TGTGACACTGGGGATCCTGAGAAAGGCCTGGCAATAGGGGGATGACTATGAAAGAGACGAGAGAAGAAGCCCGCTTCATCGGCCGGCCGGCCAAGGTCGTCCAGATGGAACCGGCCATGGTCGTGGAGTGGCCGAGGACGTTCATCCATAGACACACATACGGAAAGCTGACCCCATTTTTCAAGGGACTCCAGGAGGGAAGGCTCCTTGCGACTCGGTGCAAGAACCCCAAGTGTCCGGAGAATCGACTCTGGCTCCCGGCAAGGGCCGACTGTCCTGACTGCCTCCAACCCATGGCCTGGGAAGAGATCCCACAGCCGGTCATAGGCACGATCTACACCTATACCCGGGTGGCCTACGGAGGGATGGGCCTCGAGATCTCGGAGCCCTACTGGCAGATCGACGTGGAACTCGAGGGGGTCTGTACGATCTTCAAGGGGTGGTTGAAGTACGGGGAGCCTAAAATCGGGATGAAGGTGAGGGCCCAGTTCCAGGACGTACCCACCAACACCATCCTCAATATCTACTGGGTTCCCCATGATGGATGAGAACTCCCCGGCACGGGAGAGGCTGCGAGGGAAGACGCCCCTGGTAGGCCGATTTGAGGTAGGGTGAAATGCCGCTTGATTTCGATCTCGACGAGGAGAAGGAGAGTATCAGGAAGATGGTCAGGGCCTTTGCCGAGAAGGAGATCGCTCCCGTGGCCCAGGAGTTAGATGACAGAGAGGAGTTTTCCCTCCACCTCACGAAGCGGATGGGGGAACTCGGTCTGTTCGGCCCCTTTGTCCCAGAGGAGTACGGGGGATCCGACATCGGCTATCTCGGTTACATCATCGCAACCGAAGAGATCGCAAGGATCGACGGTTCCCAGGCCGCGACCCTGGCTGCCGCAAATTCCCTGGGTATCTATCCGATCCATACCTTCGGCACTGAGGAGCAGAAGCGCCTATGGCTGCCTGATCTCTGCGCGGGGAAGAGGCTTGCCGCCTTCGGCCTGACAGAACCAGGTGCCGGCTCAGATGCAGGTGCTTCCAAGACCACGGCCCTTCTGGAAAAGGACCACTGGGTCATCAACGGGAGCAAGATCTTCATAACCAACTCTTCCACCGAAATCAGCGCGGTCTGCATCGTCCAGGCAAGGACAGGCAGGAGACCTGACGGGAAGAGCGAGCTGAGCTGCATACTAGTGCCCAACGGGACCCCGGGCTTCACGGCCAAGACCATGCACGGTAAGATGGTCTGGCGTGCTTCCAACACGGGAGAAC
The Deltaproteobacteria bacterium DNA segment above includes these coding regions:
- a CDS encoding acyl-CoA dehydrogenase family protein → MPLDFDLDEEKESIRKMVRAFAEKEIAPVAQELDDREEFSLHLTKRMGELGLFGPFVPEEYGGSDIGYLGYIIATEEIARIDGSQAATLAAANSLGIYPIHTFGTEEQKRLWLPDLCAGKRLAAFGLTEPGAGSDAGASKTTALLEKDHWVINGSKIFITNSSTEISAVCIVQARTGRRPDGKSELSCILVPNGTPGFTAKTMHGKMVWRASNTGELFFDQCRVPKENLLGEKGQGFRQMLQTLDGGRLSIAAMGLGGAQGAYELAMRYSREREQFGRPIGSFQVNAFKLADMHTEIEMARLLLYKACWLADNRRSYTKEAAMAKLVCSETYHRVVNHAVQLHGGYGLMKEYAVERHYRNQKLLDIGEGTSEVQRIVIARHIGVPGEPKQ